Genomic window (Deltaproteobacteria bacterium):
AATGGATCTGGTACCGGATACGGAAAGATGTCGGCCATCAATGACGACCGCGAGGGTCTCAGGGGTGATGCCTGCCGCCTCTACAACAAGAATCATTTCATTTTCGGTCTCGTACAGGTCGATGGAGGGTATCCACTTCCCGCATGAGGGATCAACAGGTCTCGGGAGGTGGAAGAAGGCATCCATTATGATCTCCCTTGCATCGTCTCTTCTGGGAACGAATCCGTTTGTAACGGTAATCTTGACAATTTTCATGGTGATATCCGAAGCCGGCCTTCTCTGTGTCCTCTGTGGTGAAGGATATGCCGTTTTTTAGTGGCCTGTCCCCATTTGGGCATCATACCTGAATCCGTGAGATATGCACTCAACCTTTCGATTTCACAGCATAAGCCTACGGCCGGGGTATTTGTGGATGGAGGCGCCCACGGATGGGGCTCGAACGGCAAATCTGCCCCCATGGACGGGGGCTATTTGTCGCACGAAACAAATACCCCGGCCGCAGGCTCACGGATTCAGGATCATATAATGATAGGAATTTTAGCTCGATAAGCAATCCCGATTTGACATAATTCTTCTATTTAGGTATATATACAAAATCTTCCGCTGCGGGGTGGAGCAGCCAGGTAGCTCGTCGGGCTCATAACCCGAAGGTCGCAGGTTCAAAT
Coding sequences:
- a CDS encoding Hsp20/alpha crystallin family protein — its product is MKIVKITVTNGFVPRRDDAREIIMDAFFHLPRPVDPSCGKWIPSIDLYETENEMILVVEAAGITPETLAVVIDGRHLSVSGTRSIPGGEERKLFHRIEIEYGRFERQVALPWAPDPEHMSARYENGLLVVKIGKKSPPSSRSISIETVE